In Meriones unguiculatus strain TT.TT164.6M chromosome 17, Bangor_MerUng_6.1, whole genome shotgun sequence, a single window of DNA contains:
- the Prdm15 gene encoding PR domain zinc finger protein 15 isoform X4 produces MSAMAEDGSDEIMFIWCEDCSQYHDSECPELGPVVMVKDSFVLSRARSSLPSNLEIRRLDDGAEGVFAVTQLVKRTQFGPFESRRVAKWEKESAFPLKVFQKDGHPVCFDTSNEDDCNWMMLVRPALEPGHQNLTAYQHGSDVYFTTSRDIPAGTELRVWYAAFYAKKMDKPMLKQACSSVQAAGTPEPSVPVEPERGQWVCKVCSNTFLELQLLNEHLLGHLEQAKSLPTGGQQHDAGSEKEPTAPRMEPPTATESKSIQNVLVTKEPKKKPRRGRKPKVSRAEQPLVIIKEKEPAEHVAEIITEIPPDEPVSATPDERIMELVLGKLATPTNEVSSVPKFTHHPSSTIALKRGLVLSSRHGIRRKLVRQLGEHKRIHQCGTCSKVFQNSSNLSRHVRSHGDKLFKCEECSKLFSRKESLKQHVSYKHSRNEVDGEYRYRCGSCGKTFRMESALEFHNCRTDDKTFQCEMCFRFFSTNSNLSKHKKKHGDKKFACEVCSKMFYRKDVMLDHQRRHLDGVRRVKREDLEASGESLVRYKKEPSGCPVCGKVFSCRSNMNKHLLTHGDKKYTCEICGRKFFRVDVLRDHIHVHFKDIALMDDHQREEFIGKIGISSEENDDNSDESADSEPHKYSCKRCQLTFGRGKEYLKHIMEVHKEKGHGCSICHRRFALKATYHAHMVIHRENLPDPNVQKYIHPCEICGRIFNSIGNLERHKLIHTGVKSHACEQCGKSFARKDMLKEHMRVHDNIREYLCAECGKGMKTKHALRHHMKLHKGIKEYECKECHRKFAQKVNMLKHYKRHTGIKDFMCELCGKTFSERNTMETHKLIHTVGKQWTCSVCDKKYVTEYMLQKHVQLTHDKVEAQSCQLCGTKVSTRASMSRHMRRKHPEVLAVRIDDLDHLPETTTIDASSIGIVQPALGLEQEELAEGKKAAKRSHKRKQKPEEEAGAPVPEDTTFSEYPEKEPEFTGSVGDETNSAVQSIQQVVVTLGDPNVTVPSSSVGLTNITVTPITTAAGTQFTNLQPVAVGHLTNPERQLQLDNSILTVTFDTVSGSAMLHNRQNDVQIHPQPETSNPQSVAHFINLTTLVNSITPLGNQLSEQHPLTWRAVPQTDVLQPPQAPAAPQQTVQPQVQNEQQQMYSY; encoded by the exons GGTGTGAAGATTGCAGCCAGTACCATGACTCAGAGTGTCCTGAACTGGGACCTGTGGTCATGGTCAAGGACTCCTTTGTGCTGAGCAGGGCAAG GtcctcccttccctctaaccTGGAGATCAGGCGCCTGGATGATGGGGCTGAAGGTGTGTTTGCAGTAACCCAGCTAGTCAAGCGCACACAGTTTGGTCCGTTTGAGTCCAGAAGGGTCGCCAAGTGGGAGAAAGAATCTGCATTTCCTCTGAAG GTATTCCAGAAGGACGGGCATCCTGTGTGTTTCGACACTTCCAATGAGGATGATTGCAATTGGATGATGCTGGTGCGACCAGCACTGGAGCCTGGGCACCAGAACCTGACAGCCTACCAGCATGGCAGTGACGTGTATTTCACCACCTCAAGGGACATCCCTGCAGGCACTGAACTGCGTGTGTGGTATGCTGCCTTTTATGCCAAGAAGATGGATAAGCCAATGCTGAAGCAGGCCTGCTCCAGTGTTCAGG CTGCCGGCACCCCTGAGCCCAGTGTTCCCGTGGAGCCTGAGCGTGGCCAGTGGGTGTGTAAGGTGTGCTCCAATACCTTCCTGGAGCTTCAGCTCCTGAACG AGCATCTCTTGGGCCACCTGGAGCAAGCCAAAAGCCTTCCTACAGGTGGCCAGCAACATGACGCAGGTTCTGAGAAGGAGCCTACTGCACCCAGGATGGAACCTCCCACAGCAACTGAGAGTAAGAGCATCCAGAATGTCCTGGTCaccaaagagccaaagaaaaagcctCGAAGGGGGAGGAAACCCAAAGTTTCCAGGGCTGAGCAGCCCCTGGTCATTATCAAAGAGAAGGAGCCTGCAG AGCACGTGGCAGAGATCATTACCGAGATCCCTCCAGATGAGCCTGTGAGTGCAACACCCGACGAACGGATAATGGAGTTAGTCTTGGGGAAGCTGGCCACCCCCACAAATGAGGTCAGCTCAGTGCCAAA GTTCACACATCATCCAAGCAGCACCATTGCTCTCAAGAGGGGCTTGGTTCTGTCCAGCAGACATGGCATTCGGCGGAAGCTCGTACGGCAGCTGGGTGAGCATAAACGTATCCATCAGTGTGGCACCTGCAGCAAGGTCTTCCAGAACAGCAGCAACCTGAGCCGGCACGTGCGTTCGCACG GTGACAAGCTGTTTAAATGTGAGGAATGTTCAAAACTGTTCAGCAGAAAGGAAAGTTTAAAGCAACATGTCTCCTACAAGCACAGCCGAAATGAG GTGGATGGTGAGTACCGCTACCGCTGTGGGAGCTGTGGGAAGACCTTCCGAATGGAGAGTGCGCTGGAGTTCCACAACTGTAGGACAG ATGACAAGACGTTCCAATGTGAGATGTGTTTCAGATTCTTCTCCACCAACAGCAACCTCTCTAAGCACAAGAAGAAACACGGGGACAAGAAGTTTGCCTGTGAGGTCTGCAGTAAGATGTTCTACCGCAAGGATGTCATGCTGGACCACCAGAGGCGACACTTGGATG gtgtgcggCGGGTGAAAAGAGAAGACTTGGAGGCCAGTGGGGAAAGCCTGGTTCGTTACAAGAAGGAACCTTCTGGATGCCCAGTGTGTGGCAAG GTGTTCTCTTGCCGGAGTAACATGAACAAGCACCTGCTGACCCACGGTGACAAGAAGTACACCTGTGAGATCTGTGGACGCAAGTTCTTCCGAGTGGATGTACTCAGGGACCACATCCACGTCCACTTCAAG GACATTGCCCTAATGGATGACCACCAGCGGGAAGAGTTCATTGGCAAGATTGGGATCTCCTCAGAGGAGAATGATGACAACTCTGATGAGAGTGCAGACTCTGAGCCACACAAGTACAGCTGCAAGAGGTGCCAG CTCACCTTCGGTCGTGGGAAGGAGTATCTGAAACACATCATGGAGGTACACAAGGAGAAAGGCCATGGCTGTAGCATCTGCCACCGGCGCTTTGCACTCAAGGCCACCTACCATGCCCACATGGTCATCCACCGAGAGAATCTGCCTGACCCCAATGTGCAGAA GTACATTCATCCCTGTGAGATATGTGGGCGGATCTTCAACAGCATCGGGAACTTGGAGCGCCACAAACTCATCCACACAG ggGTGAAAAGCCATGCCTGTGAGCAGTGTGGAAAGTCCTTTGCCAGAAAGGACATGCTAAAAGAACACATGCGTGTGCATGACAACATCCGAGAGTACCTGTGTGCCGAGTGCGGGAAAG GCATGAAGACCAAGCATGCACTGCGCCACCACATGAAACTGCACAAGGGCATCAAAGAGTATGAGTGCAAGGAATGTCACCGCAAGTTTGCACAAAAGGTCAACATGCTCAAGCACTATAAGCGGCACACAG GAATTAAAGATTTCATGTGTGAATTATGTGGGAAGACATTCAGCGAGAGGAACACAATGGAGACCCACAAACTCATCCACACAG TGGGCAAGCAGTGGACTTGTTCTGTGTGTGACAAGAAGTATGTCACGGAGTACATGCTGCAAAAACATGTCCAGCTCACCCATGACAAGGTTGAAGCACAGAGCTGCCAGTTGTGTGGCACCAAGGTGTCCACTCGGGCCTCCATGAGCAGACACATGCGGCGCAAGCACCCAGAG GTCCTCGCTGTTCGGATTGACGATCTGGACCACCTGCCTGAGACCACCACCATCGATGCCTCTTCCATTGGCATTGTCCAG CCTGCACTGGGCCTGGAGCAGGAGGAGCTGGCAGAAGGTAAAAAGGCTGCCAAGCGCAGCCACAAAAgaaagcagaagccagaagaggaggcGGGGGCTCCAGTGCCCGAGGATACCACCTTCAGCGAGTACCCTGAAAAGGAGCCAGAGTTCACAGGCAGTGTGGGTGATGAGACAAATTCTGCTGTGCAGAGTATCCAACAG GTGGTGGTGACCCTAGGGGACCCCAATGTGACTGTTCCATCAAGCTCTGTTGGCCTGACCAACATCACCGTGACCCCCATAACCACTGCAGCTGGGACTCAGTTTACCAATCTGCAGCCAGTAGCTGTTGGACATCTTACCAACCCTGAACGCCAGCTACAGCTGGATAACTCCATCCTGACAGTGACCTTTGACACTGTTAGTGGCTCTGCCATGTTGCACAACCGGCAAAATGATGTCCAGATCCACCCACAGCCAGAAACCTCAAACCCTCAGTCAGTGGCCCACTTCATCAACCTCACCACACTGGTAAACTCCATCACACCCTTGGGGAACCAACTCAGTGAGCAGCACCCACTCACATGGCGGGCCGTGCCCCAGACAGATGTGCTACAGCCGCCACAGGCCCCTGCAGCCCCACAGCAGACAGTGCAACCCCAGGTACAAAATGAACAGCAGCAAATGTACAGCTACTGA
- the Prdm15 gene encoding PR domain zinc finger protein 15 isoform X6 — MSAMAEDGSDEIMFIWCEDCSQYHDSECPELGPVVMVKDSFVLSRARSSLPSNLEIRRLDDGAEGVFAVTQLVKRTQFGPFESRRVAKWEKESAFPLKVFQKDGHPVCFDTSNEDDCNWMMLVRPALEPGHQNLTAYQHGSDVYFTTSRDIPAGTELRVWYAAFYAKKMDKPMLKQACSSVQAAGTPEPSVPVEPERGQWVCKVCSNTFLELQLLNEHLLGHLEQAKSLPTGGQQHDAGSEKEPTAPRMEPPTATESKSIQNVLVTKEPKKKPRRGRKPKVSRAEQPLVIIKEKEPAEHVAEIITEIPPDEPVSATPDERIMELVLGKLATPTNEVSSVPKFTHHPSSTIALKRGLVLSSRHGIRRKLVRQLGDKLFKCEECSKLFSRKESLKQHVSYKHSRNEVDGEYRYRCGSCGKTFRMESALEFHNCRTDDKTFQCEMCFRFFSTNSNLSKHKKKHGDKKFACEVCSKMFYRKDVMLDHQRRHLDGVRRVKREDLEASGESLVRYKKEPSGCPVCGKVFSCRSNMNKHLLTHGDKKYTCEICGRKFFRVDVLRDHIHVHFKDIALMDDHQREEFIGKIGISSEENDDNSDESADSEPHKYSCKRCQLTFGRGKEYLKHIMEVHKEKGHGCSICHRRFALKATYHAHMVIHRENLPDPNVQKYIHPCEICGRIFNSIGNLERHKLIHTGVKSHACEQCGKSFARKDMLKEHMRVHDNIREYLCAECGKGMKTKHALRHHMKLHKGIKEYECKECHRKFAQKVNMLKHYKRHTGIKDFMCELCGKTFSERNTMETHKLIHTVGKQWTCSVCDKKYVTEYMLQKHVQLTHDKVEAQSCQLCGTKVSTRASMSRHMRRKHPEVLAVRIDDLDHLPETTTIDASSIGIVQPALGLEQEELAEGKKAAKRSHKRKQKPEEEAGAPVPEDTTFSEYPEKEPEFTGSVGDETNSAVQSIQQVVVTLGDPNVTVPSSSVGLTNITVTPITTAAGTQFTNLQPVAVGHLTNPERQLQLDNSILTVTFDTVSGSAMLHNRQNDVQIHPQPETSNPQSVAHFINLTTLVNSITPLGNQLSEQHPLTWRAVPQTDVLQPPQAPAAPQQTVQPQVQNEQQQMYSY; from the exons GGTGTGAAGATTGCAGCCAGTACCATGACTCAGAGTGTCCTGAACTGGGACCTGTGGTCATGGTCAAGGACTCCTTTGTGCTGAGCAGGGCAAG GtcctcccttccctctaaccTGGAGATCAGGCGCCTGGATGATGGGGCTGAAGGTGTGTTTGCAGTAACCCAGCTAGTCAAGCGCACACAGTTTGGTCCGTTTGAGTCCAGAAGGGTCGCCAAGTGGGAGAAAGAATCTGCATTTCCTCTGAAG GTATTCCAGAAGGACGGGCATCCTGTGTGTTTCGACACTTCCAATGAGGATGATTGCAATTGGATGATGCTGGTGCGACCAGCACTGGAGCCTGGGCACCAGAACCTGACAGCCTACCAGCATGGCAGTGACGTGTATTTCACCACCTCAAGGGACATCCCTGCAGGCACTGAACTGCGTGTGTGGTATGCTGCCTTTTATGCCAAGAAGATGGATAAGCCAATGCTGAAGCAGGCCTGCTCCAGTGTTCAGG CTGCCGGCACCCCTGAGCCCAGTGTTCCCGTGGAGCCTGAGCGTGGCCAGTGGGTGTGTAAGGTGTGCTCCAATACCTTCCTGGAGCTTCAGCTCCTGAACG AGCATCTCTTGGGCCACCTGGAGCAAGCCAAAAGCCTTCCTACAGGTGGCCAGCAACATGACGCAGGTTCTGAGAAGGAGCCTACTGCACCCAGGATGGAACCTCCCACAGCAACTGAGAGTAAGAGCATCCAGAATGTCCTGGTCaccaaagagccaaagaaaaagcctCGAAGGGGGAGGAAACCCAAAGTTTCCAGGGCTGAGCAGCCCCTGGTCATTATCAAAGAGAAGGAGCCTGCAG AGCACGTGGCAGAGATCATTACCGAGATCCCTCCAGATGAGCCTGTGAGTGCAACACCCGACGAACGGATAATGGAGTTAGTCTTGGGGAAGCTGGCCACCCCCACAAATGAGGTCAGCTCAGTGCCAAA GTTCACACATCATCCAAGCAGCACCATTGCTCTCAAGAGGGGCTTGGTTCTGTCCAGCAGACATGGCATTCGGCGGAAGCTCGTACGGCAGCTGG GTGACAAGCTGTTTAAATGTGAGGAATGTTCAAAACTGTTCAGCAGAAAGGAAAGTTTAAAGCAACATGTCTCCTACAAGCACAGCCGAAATGAG GTGGATGGTGAGTACCGCTACCGCTGTGGGAGCTGTGGGAAGACCTTCCGAATGGAGAGTGCGCTGGAGTTCCACAACTGTAGGACAG ATGACAAGACGTTCCAATGTGAGATGTGTTTCAGATTCTTCTCCACCAACAGCAACCTCTCTAAGCACAAGAAGAAACACGGGGACAAGAAGTTTGCCTGTGAGGTCTGCAGTAAGATGTTCTACCGCAAGGATGTCATGCTGGACCACCAGAGGCGACACTTGGATG gtgtgcggCGGGTGAAAAGAGAAGACTTGGAGGCCAGTGGGGAAAGCCTGGTTCGTTACAAGAAGGAACCTTCTGGATGCCCAGTGTGTGGCAAG GTGTTCTCTTGCCGGAGTAACATGAACAAGCACCTGCTGACCCACGGTGACAAGAAGTACACCTGTGAGATCTGTGGACGCAAGTTCTTCCGAGTGGATGTACTCAGGGACCACATCCACGTCCACTTCAAG GACATTGCCCTAATGGATGACCACCAGCGGGAAGAGTTCATTGGCAAGATTGGGATCTCCTCAGAGGAGAATGATGACAACTCTGATGAGAGTGCAGACTCTGAGCCACACAAGTACAGCTGCAAGAGGTGCCAG CTCACCTTCGGTCGTGGGAAGGAGTATCTGAAACACATCATGGAGGTACACAAGGAGAAAGGCCATGGCTGTAGCATCTGCCACCGGCGCTTTGCACTCAAGGCCACCTACCATGCCCACATGGTCATCCACCGAGAGAATCTGCCTGACCCCAATGTGCAGAA GTACATTCATCCCTGTGAGATATGTGGGCGGATCTTCAACAGCATCGGGAACTTGGAGCGCCACAAACTCATCCACACAG ggGTGAAAAGCCATGCCTGTGAGCAGTGTGGAAAGTCCTTTGCCAGAAAGGACATGCTAAAAGAACACATGCGTGTGCATGACAACATCCGAGAGTACCTGTGTGCCGAGTGCGGGAAAG GCATGAAGACCAAGCATGCACTGCGCCACCACATGAAACTGCACAAGGGCATCAAAGAGTATGAGTGCAAGGAATGTCACCGCAAGTTTGCACAAAAGGTCAACATGCTCAAGCACTATAAGCGGCACACAG GAATTAAAGATTTCATGTGTGAATTATGTGGGAAGACATTCAGCGAGAGGAACACAATGGAGACCCACAAACTCATCCACACAG TGGGCAAGCAGTGGACTTGTTCTGTGTGTGACAAGAAGTATGTCACGGAGTACATGCTGCAAAAACATGTCCAGCTCACCCATGACAAGGTTGAAGCACAGAGCTGCCAGTTGTGTGGCACCAAGGTGTCCACTCGGGCCTCCATGAGCAGACACATGCGGCGCAAGCACCCAGAG GTCCTCGCTGTTCGGATTGACGATCTGGACCACCTGCCTGAGACCACCACCATCGATGCCTCTTCCATTGGCATTGTCCAG CCTGCACTGGGCCTGGAGCAGGAGGAGCTGGCAGAAGGTAAAAAGGCTGCCAAGCGCAGCCACAAAAgaaagcagaagccagaagaggaggcGGGGGCTCCAGTGCCCGAGGATACCACCTTCAGCGAGTACCCTGAAAAGGAGCCAGAGTTCACAGGCAGTGTGGGTGATGAGACAAATTCTGCTGTGCAGAGTATCCAACAG GTGGTGGTGACCCTAGGGGACCCCAATGTGACTGTTCCATCAAGCTCTGTTGGCCTGACCAACATCACCGTGACCCCCATAACCACTGCAGCTGGGACTCAGTTTACCAATCTGCAGCCAGTAGCTGTTGGACATCTTACCAACCCTGAACGCCAGCTACAGCTGGATAACTCCATCCTGACAGTGACCTTTGACACTGTTAGTGGCTCTGCCATGTTGCACAACCGGCAAAATGATGTCCAGATCCACCCACAGCCAGAAACCTCAAACCCTCAGTCAGTGGCCCACTTCATCAACCTCACCACACTGGTAAACTCCATCACACCCTTGGGGAACCAACTCAGTGAGCAGCACCCACTCACATGGCGGGCCGTGCCCCAGACAGATGTGCTACAGCCGCCACAGGCCCCTGCAGCCCCACAGCAGACAGTGCAACCCCAGGTACAAAATGAACAGCAGCAAATGTACAGCTACTGA
- the Prdm15 gene encoding PR domain zinc finger protein 15 isoform X5 produces MSAMAEDGSDEIMFIWCEDCSQYHDSECPELGPVVMVKDSFVLSRARSSLPSNLEIRRLDDGAEGVFAVTQLVKRTQFGPFESRRVAKWEKESAFPLKVFQKDGHPVCFDTSNEDDCNWMMLVRPALEPGHQNLTAYQHGSDVYFTTSRDIPAGTELRVWYAAFYAKKMDKPMLKQACSSVQAAGTPEPSVPVEPERGQWVCKVCSNTFLELQLLNEHLLGHLEQAKSLPTGGQQHDAGSEKEPTAPRMEPPTATESKSIQNVLVTKEPKKKPRRGRKPKVSRAEQPLVIIKEKEPAEHVAEIITEIPPDEPVSATPDERIMELVLGKLATPTNEVSSVPKFTHHPSSTIALKRGLVLSSRHGIRRKLVRQLGDKLFKCEECSKLFSRKESLKQHVSYKHSRNEVDGEYRYRCGSCGKTFRMESALEFHNCRTDDKTFQCEMCFRFFSTNSNLSKHKKKHGDKKFACEVCSKMFYRKDVMLDHQRRHLDGVRRVKREDLEASGESLVRYKKEPSGCPVCGKVFSCRSNMNKHLLTHGDKKYTCEICGRKFFRVDVLRDHIHVHFKDIALMDDHQREEFIGKIGISSEENDDNSDESADSEPHKYSCKRCQLTFGRGKEYLKHIMEVHKEKGHGCSICHRRFALKATYHAHMVIHRENLPDPNVQKYIHPCEICGRIFNSIGNLERHKLIHTGVKSHACEQCGKSFARKDMLKEHMRVHDNIREYLCAECGKGMKTKHALRHHMKLHKGIKEYECKECHRKFAQKVNMLKHYKRHTGIKDFMCELCGKTFSERNTMETHKLIHTEVGKQWTCSVCDKKYVTEYMLQKHVQLTHDKVEAQSCQLCGTKVSTRASMSRHMRRKHPEVLAVRIDDLDHLPETTTIDASSIGIVQPALGLEQEELAEGKKAAKRSHKRKQKPEEEAGAPVPEDTTFSEYPEKEPEFTGSVGDETNSAVQSIQQVVVTLGDPNVTVPSSSVGLTNITVTPITTAAGTQFTNLQPVAVGHLTNPERQLQLDNSILTVTFDTVSGSAMLHNRQNDVQIHPQPETSNPQSVAHFINLTTLVNSITPLGNQLSEQHPLTWRAVPQTDVLQPPQAPAAPQQTVQPQVQNEQQQMYSY; encoded by the exons GGTGTGAAGATTGCAGCCAGTACCATGACTCAGAGTGTCCTGAACTGGGACCTGTGGTCATGGTCAAGGACTCCTTTGTGCTGAGCAGGGCAAG GtcctcccttccctctaaccTGGAGATCAGGCGCCTGGATGATGGGGCTGAAGGTGTGTTTGCAGTAACCCAGCTAGTCAAGCGCACACAGTTTGGTCCGTTTGAGTCCAGAAGGGTCGCCAAGTGGGAGAAAGAATCTGCATTTCCTCTGAAG GTATTCCAGAAGGACGGGCATCCTGTGTGTTTCGACACTTCCAATGAGGATGATTGCAATTGGATGATGCTGGTGCGACCAGCACTGGAGCCTGGGCACCAGAACCTGACAGCCTACCAGCATGGCAGTGACGTGTATTTCACCACCTCAAGGGACATCCCTGCAGGCACTGAACTGCGTGTGTGGTATGCTGCCTTTTATGCCAAGAAGATGGATAAGCCAATGCTGAAGCAGGCCTGCTCCAGTGTTCAGG CTGCCGGCACCCCTGAGCCCAGTGTTCCCGTGGAGCCTGAGCGTGGCCAGTGGGTGTGTAAGGTGTGCTCCAATACCTTCCTGGAGCTTCAGCTCCTGAACG AGCATCTCTTGGGCCACCTGGAGCAAGCCAAAAGCCTTCCTACAGGTGGCCAGCAACATGACGCAGGTTCTGAGAAGGAGCCTACTGCACCCAGGATGGAACCTCCCACAGCAACTGAGAGTAAGAGCATCCAGAATGTCCTGGTCaccaaagagccaaagaaaaagcctCGAAGGGGGAGGAAACCCAAAGTTTCCAGGGCTGAGCAGCCCCTGGTCATTATCAAAGAGAAGGAGCCTGCAG AGCACGTGGCAGAGATCATTACCGAGATCCCTCCAGATGAGCCTGTGAGTGCAACACCCGACGAACGGATAATGGAGTTAGTCTTGGGGAAGCTGGCCACCCCCACAAATGAGGTCAGCTCAGTGCCAAA GTTCACACATCATCCAAGCAGCACCATTGCTCTCAAGAGGGGCTTGGTTCTGTCCAGCAGACATGGCATTCGGCGGAAGCTCGTACGGCAGCTGG GTGACAAGCTGTTTAAATGTGAGGAATGTTCAAAACTGTTCAGCAGAAAGGAAAGTTTAAAGCAACATGTCTCCTACAAGCACAGCCGAAATGAG GTGGATGGTGAGTACCGCTACCGCTGTGGGAGCTGTGGGAAGACCTTCCGAATGGAGAGTGCGCTGGAGTTCCACAACTGTAGGACAG ATGACAAGACGTTCCAATGTGAGATGTGTTTCAGATTCTTCTCCACCAACAGCAACCTCTCTAAGCACAAGAAGAAACACGGGGACAAGAAGTTTGCCTGTGAGGTCTGCAGTAAGATGTTCTACCGCAAGGATGTCATGCTGGACCACCAGAGGCGACACTTGGATG gtgtgcggCGGGTGAAAAGAGAAGACTTGGAGGCCAGTGGGGAAAGCCTGGTTCGTTACAAGAAGGAACCTTCTGGATGCCCAGTGTGTGGCAAG GTGTTCTCTTGCCGGAGTAACATGAACAAGCACCTGCTGACCCACGGTGACAAGAAGTACACCTGTGAGATCTGTGGACGCAAGTTCTTCCGAGTGGATGTACTCAGGGACCACATCCACGTCCACTTCAAG GACATTGCCCTAATGGATGACCACCAGCGGGAAGAGTTCATTGGCAAGATTGGGATCTCCTCAGAGGAGAATGATGACAACTCTGATGAGAGTGCAGACTCTGAGCCACACAAGTACAGCTGCAAGAGGTGCCAG CTCACCTTCGGTCGTGGGAAGGAGTATCTGAAACACATCATGGAGGTACACAAGGAGAAAGGCCATGGCTGTAGCATCTGCCACCGGCGCTTTGCACTCAAGGCCACCTACCATGCCCACATGGTCATCCACCGAGAGAATCTGCCTGACCCCAATGTGCAGAA GTACATTCATCCCTGTGAGATATGTGGGCGGATCTTCAACAGCATCGGGAACTTGGAGCGCCACAAACTCATCCACACAG ggGTGAAAAGCCATGCCTGTGAGCAGTGTGGAAAGTCCTTTGCCAGAAAGGACATGCTAAAAGAACACATGCGTGTGCATGACAACATCCGAGAGTACCTGTGTGCCGAGTGCGGGAAAG GCATGAAGACCAAGCATGCACTGCGCCACCACATGAAACTGCACAAGGGCATCAAAGAGTATGAGTGCAAGGAATGTCACCGCAAGTTTGCACAAAAGGTCAACATGCTCAAGCACTATAAGCGGCACACAG GAATTAAAGATTTCATGTGTGAATTATGTGGGAAGACATTCAGCGAGAGGAACACAATGGAGACCCACAAACTCATCCACACAG AAGTGGGCAAGCAGTGGACTTGTTCTGTGTGTGACAAGAAGTATGTCACGGAGTACATGCTGCAAAAACATGTCCAGCTCACCCATGACAAGGTTGAAGCACAGAGCTGCCAGTTGTGTGGCACCAAGGTGTCCACTCGGGCCTCCATGAGCAGACACATGCGGCGCAAGCACCCAGAG GTCCTCGCTGTTCGGATTGACGATCTGGACCACCTGCCTGAGACCACCACCATCGATGCCTCTTCCATTGGCATTGTCCAG CCTGCACTGGGCCTGGAGCAGGAGGAGCTGGCAGAAGGTAAAAAGGCTGCCAAGCGCAGCCACAAAAgaaagcagaagccagaagaggaggcGGGGGCTCCAGTGCCCGAGGATACCACCTTCAGCGAGTACCCTGAAAAGGAGCCAGAGTTCACAGGCAGTGTGGGTGATGAGACAAATTCTGCTGTGCAGAGTATCCAACAG GTGGTGGTGACCCTAGGGGACCCCAATGTGACTGTTCCATCAAGCTCTGTTGGCCTGACCAACATCACCGTGACCCCCATAACCACTGCAGCTGGGACTCAGTTTACCAATCTGCAGCCAGTAGCTGTTGGACATCTTACCAACCCTGAACGCCAGCTACAGCTGGATAACTCCATCCTGACAGTGACCTTTGACACTGTTAGTGGCTCTGCCATGTTGCACAACCGGCAAAATGATGTCCAGATCCACCCACAGCCAGAAACCTCAAACCCTCAGTCAGTGGCCCACTTCATCAACCTCACCACACTGGTAAACTCCATCACACCCTTGGGGAACCAACTCAGTGAGCAGCACCCACTCACATGGCGGGCCGTGCCCCAGACAGATGTGCTACAGCCGCCACAGGCCCCTGCAGCCCCACAGCAGACAGTGCAACCCCAGGTACAAAATGAACAGCAGCAAATGTACAGCTACTGA